From a single Ornithodoros turicata isolate Travis chromosome 8, ASM3712646v1, whole genome shotgun sequence genomic region:
- the LOC135366351 gene encoding uncharacterized protein K02A2.6-like has protein sequence MNQDIETLIGRCQTCQRYQRNNQREPLEDRTIPTRPWQRIGLDLFYLKGATYLLIVDYFSKFVELQSMNSTAAPAVINAVKAVCARFGLPDEIVCDNGPPFDFREFKGFLSTWHIVHNPTAPYNPRSNGMVERSVQTLKHSLLKASEDGTDHFLQLKPQFPCTNAYRQLKRRQERQQVRGDKKTRSLQPLRINQNVWAKHQDKWVPTVVTQVRPQKRTYTVRTENGTVYRHNRFHLKPLYPLEDSTKQSSAEDYMAMAILRISNSTMIMRHRHQVQLLGLLLHRQCQSWILLRRTTKF, from the exons ATGAATCAAGACATCGAAACCCTTATTGGTCGGTGTCAGACTTGCCAACGGTACCAGAGGAATAATCAGAGGGAACCTCTCGAAGATCGCACCATTCCCACACGCCCTTGGCAAAGGATTGGGCTGGACCTATTCTACCTGAAGGGTGCCACTTACCTTCTTATTGTTGACTATTTTAGCAAATTTGTCGAGCTGCAATCAATGAATTCAACAGCAGCGCCAGCTGTAATCAACGCTGTAAAAGCAGTCTGCGCACGGTTCGGGTTGCCCGACGAGATCGTTTGCGACAACGGCCCACCTTTCGACTTTCGAGAATTTAAGGGATTTCTGTCAACTTGGCACATAGTTCACAACCCTACAGCGCCATATAACCCAAGGTCGAATGGCATGGTTGAGCGATCGGTACAAACTCTAAAACACTCACTGCTCAAGGCATCTGAAGACGGTACCGACCACTTTCTC CAGCTGAAGCCCCAGTTTCCTTGCACCAATGCCTACCGGCAGCTTAAGCGTCGTCAAGAAAGGCAACAAGTTCGTGGTGACAAGAAAACCAGAAGTCTCCAACCACTGCGGATCAACCAGAATGTCTGGGCCAAGCACCAGGATAAGTGGGTACCCACTGTCGTTACACAAGTGAGACCTCAGAAGAGGACTTACACAGTTCGTACGGAAAATGGAACTGTGTATAGGCACAACAGATTTCACCTGAAACCCTTATACCCGTTAGAGGACAGCACGAAACAATCGTCAGCAGAAGACTATATGGCTATGGCTATCCTCAGGATCAGCAACAGCACGATGATAATGCGGCATCGGCACCAGGTACAACTACTAGGCCTGCTTCTGCATCGCCAGTGCCAGAGCTGGATCCTGCTACGACGAACGACCAAGTTCTGA